Proteins encoded in a region of the Candidatus Brocadia sp. genome:
- the cbiD gene encoding cobalamin biosynthesis protein CbiD yields MPLQFGYTTGSCATAAAKAAAIGLFKGNIPDEVEIDTPAGIKIKLKILDKQLSDNTACCAVQKDAGDDPDVTNGCMVYARVVQAFSETIEIDGGEGVGRVTKPGLQVPVGHAAINPVPRSMIENAVRGVIGNSAGAKVIISVPNGKVLGEKTFNPKLGIIGGISIIGTTGIVKPMSEDAYKTSLLCGLDIAKGIGYETVALVPGSLGERAILNLVNIPKDQIIQISNFVGFMLDAARERRFKKIILAGHPGKLVKLLRGDFHTHSAVSKPANDILIDIIIQHCHNQLTTPLSPPSQGGDAGEVKTFQKKKFLQSTTIEPQVQNGDQESGGRGQKPEVRNPAPISELDESENTLQGNTTFESSPLPNEIFNRLKEVSTVEGIVELLRDYQCMFIMDEVAERVEAKVLEFYRAKQPFSTIEVGVILFDMKGAIIGISDSAQSWLNLTKTRSLS; encoded by the coding sequence ATGCCTTTACAATTTGGCTACACAACGGGAAGTTGCGCCACTGCTGCGGCCAAGGCGGCTGCAATCGGGTTATTTAAGGGGAACATTCCTGATGAAGTAGAAATCGATACCCCGGCAGGTATTAAAATTAAGCTTAAAATACTCGATAAGCAATTATCAGACAATACGGCATGTTGTGCTGTACAGAAAGATGCCGGAGATGACCCGGATGTGACGAACGGATGTATGGTGTATGCACGGGTTGTTCAGGCTTTTAGCGAAACCATTGAAATTGATGGTGGTGAAGGCGTGGGTCGGGTGACAAAGCCAGGGTTGCAGGTACCTGTGGGTCATGCGGCGATTAACCCTGTACCGAGAAGCATGATTGAGAATGCGGTCAGAGGAGTTATTGGTAATAGCGCAGGAGCAAAGGTTATAATCTCAGTACCCAATGGAAAGGTTTTAGGAGAGAAGACATTTAATCCAAAGCTCGGCATCATTGGCGGGATTTCAATCATTGGAACCACAGGGATTGTGAAACCCATGTCAGAAGACGCCTACAAGACCTCTTTACTGTGCGGACTTGATATTGCTAAGGGAATTGGATACGAAACGGTAGCGCTGGTGCCGGGCAGTCTGGGTGAGCGCGCCATATTAAATCTGGTAAACATCCCCAAAGACCAGATCATTCAGATAAGCAATTTTGTTGGTTTTATGCTGGACGCAGCCCGAGAAAGGCGCTTTAAGAAGATCATTCTCGCAGGGCATCCGGGTAAATTGGTAAAGTTGTTACGTGGTGATTTTCATACACACAGCGCCGTCTCAAAACCTGCAAATGATATTCTCATTGATATTATCATTCAGCATTGTCACAACCAATTGACCACCCCTCTTTCCCCTCCTTCGCAAGGCGGGGATGCAGGGGAGGTAAAAACTTTCCAAAAAAAGAAGTTTTTACAAAGTACTACTATAGAGCCGCAGGTACAAAATGGGGATCAGGAATCGGGGGGCAGGGGACAGAAGCCCGAAGTGAGAAACCCGGCCCCTATAAGTGAACTCGATGAAAGCGAGAATACCTTACAAGGGAATACTACCTTTGAAAGTTCCCCTCTACCAAATGAAATATTTAACCGGCTGAAAGAGGTTTCAACGGTAGAAGGAATTGTTGAATTATTAAGAGATTATCAATGTATGTTTATAATGGATGAAGTTGCAGAGAGGGTTGAAGCAAAGGTACTCGAATTTTACCGGGCTAAACAGCCGTTCTCCACAATAGAGGTTGGCGTAATTTTATTTGATATGAAAGGTGCAATTATAGGTATTTCCGATAGTGCTCAATCATGGTTGAATCTTACAAAAACAAGGTCATTATCGTAG
- the dusB gene encoding tRNA dihydrouridine synthase DusB, producing the protein MNPSFSVGNIPIYGDLILSPMAGFSDIPFRLICREFGMAMSYTEVISMEGILWKNKKTFKLLDFRPGERPVIFQILGNDEDRIAEACQTIETLGPDIIDVNMGCSVSDIAGKGAGAGLLKNPAKIGRIFHKLSKTLRVPVTGKIRLGWDDKSHNYLEVVRILEDNGASLIAVHGRTRSQFFNGRANWDAIAEIRQTVKIPVIGNGDVKCVADIERMKKNTGCDGVMIGRAAIGHPWIFQRKDRDQIAHFDKIEIIRRHLSHMLEYYGSDTGIILFRKHAIKYIMGMPNATELRPRLVTCNSSEEIIDLIASHFDRIQKHVAA; encoded by the coding sequence ATGAATCCCAGTTTCTCTGTAGGAAATATTCCCATATATGGGGACTTGATTCTCTCCCCTATGGCCGGTTTTTCAGATATTCCGTTTCGGCTTATCTGCCGGGAATTTGGTATGGCAATGAGTTACACAGAAGTAATTTCCATGGAGGGGATACTCTGGAAAAACAAAAAGACCTTCAAACTCCTTGATTTCAGGCCAGGAGAGAGACCTGTCATCTTTCAGATTCTAGGTAATGACGAAGACAGGATCGCCGAGGCCTGTCAAACAATAGAGACGCTGGGACCAGACATCATTGATGTTAATATGGGTTGTTCTGTATCGGATATAGCCGGCAAAGGTGCCGGAGCGGGACTCCTGAAAAATCCTGCCAAGATCGGTCGCATTTTTCATAAACTCTCAAAGACTCTCCGGGTCCCCGTAACAGGTAAAATTCGACTGGGATGGGATGACAAATCACATAATTACCTGGAGGTCGTCAGGATTCTTGAAGACAACGGCGCCTCTCTTATAGCCGTTCACGGCCGAACGAGATCGCAATTCTTTAACGGCAGGGCTAATTGGGATGCAATTGCTGAAATCAGGCAGACTGTAAAGATCCCGGTAATTGGAAATGGAGATGTAAAGTGTGTGGCTGATATCGAACGAATGAAAAAGAATACAGGATGCGATGGGGTGATGATTGGACGGGCCGCAATAGGTCACCCCTGGATTTTTCAACGTAAGGACAGGGATCAGATTGCACATTTCGATAAGATAGAAATTATCCGGCGACACTTATCGCATATGCTGGAATACTATGGAAGTGATACCGGTATTATCCTTTTCCGTAAACATGCAATCAAGTATATTATGGGCATGCCTAACGCAACGGAATTGCGCCCACGTCTTGTAACCTGCAATAGTTCTGAAGAAATTATCGATCTTATTGCATCTCATTTTGACCGTATTCAGAAACATGTGGCTGCGTAA
- a CDS encoding type II toxin-antitoxin system VapB family antitoxin has protein sequence MRTTINIEDELLDKAAKLTGSKEKTSLVRLSLVALITGESARRLTKLGGTEKKLEIISRRRAAGTYDGSC, from the coding sequence GTGAGAACAACAATAAACATAGAAGATGAATTGCTTGATAAGGCAGCGAAGTTGACCGGTAGTAAAGAAAAGACGTCTCTGGTCAGGCTCAGCCTCGTAGCTCTTATCACTGGGGAAAGTGCCAGGAGACTTACGAAACTGGGGGGAACTGAAAAGAAATTAGAGATAATATCCCGTAGAAGAGCGGCAGGCACATACGATGGTTCATGTTGA
- the cysC gene encoding adenylyl-sulfate kinase has product MTVQKATNIKWHHGKITKDDRIKLMKQKGVTIWLTGLSGSGKSTIAVELEHALLENKHLAYILDGDNIRHGLNKNLGFSPEDRTENIRRIGEVAKLFTDANMITITAFISPYRQDRDNVRKLLKDGEFVEIYVKCPLEVCEQRDTKGLYKKARAGEVKEFTGISAPYEEPLHPELMIDTSKMTVEESTRIVLNYLEGKGYVKF; this is encoded by the coding sequence ATGACAGTGCAAAAGGCTACCAATATCAAATGGCATCATGGCAAAATTACCAAAGACGATAGAATCAAACTCATGAAACAAAAAGGGGTAACCATCTGGCTCACAGGCCTGTCAGGTTCGGGAAAGTCAACAATTGCGGTTGAGCTTGAGCATGCCCTCCTTGAAAATAAACATCTGGCGTATATACTTGATGGTGACAATATTCGTCACGGTCTCAATAAAAATCTTGGTTTCTCACCCGAAGACCGTACGGAAAATATTCGGCGCATTGGCGAGGTGGCAAAGCTGTTTACGGATGCAAATATGATAACCATAACGGCCTTTATATCGCCATACAGACAGGACAGGGACAATGTCAGGAAACTCCTGAAAGATGGGGAATTTGTAGAGATTTATGTAAAATGTCCCCTTGAGGTCTGTGAACAGCGTGATACAAAAGGGCTTTACAAAAAGGCACGCGCAGGCGAAGTCAAGGAATTTACCGGCATATCAGCACCGTATGAAGAGCCTTTGCATCCTGAGTTGATGATCGACACCTCAAAGATGACCGTTGAGGAATCAACGAGGATAGTATTAAATTATCTTGAGGGAAAGGGGTATGTGAAGTTTTGA
- the hypD gene encoding hydrogenase formation protein HypD translates to MKYIDEFRNGTVAAGISKKIASLVEGHDRITVMEVCGSHTMSIYRYGLKNLLPKNLRLLSGPGCPVCVTSTSYIDTAIAMVQKTNSRSVSEKEVLVTTFGDMMKVPGSSSSLEKERAKGAAVAVVYSTLDALRLAEKHPDKQIVFLAIGFETTAPTIAASIIEAERRRLKNYFVLTAHKVMPPVMQALLKDRDLDLDGFLCPAHVSTIIGSRPYEFIAQEFHIPCVIAGFEPLDILLGIYMLIEQIVKKEASVKIQYSRVAREDGNQKALSLLERVFEPCDVEWRGLGLIPKSGLKLRGVYATYDALSVFRISDFGFRINPEIRNPKSEINGCICGDILRGIKMPSECKLFKKVCNPEHPVGACMVSNEGTCAAWYKYGET, encoded by the coding sequence ATGAAATACATTGATGAGTTTCGTAACGGGACTGTTGCAGCGGGCATATCCAAAAAAATTGCTTCCCTTGTGGAAGGTCACGACAGGATTACCGTTATGGAGGTATGCGGCAGCCATACCATGTCAATATACCGGTATGGACTTAAAAATCTGCTCCCCAAAAATCTGCGATTACTCTCCGGGCCCGGGTGTCCCGTTTGTGTTACTTCTACGAGTTATATAGACACTGCCATAGCAATGGTACAGAAAACAAATTCACGTTCTGTTTCAGAAAAGGAAGTACTGGTAACCACATTTGGGGATATGATGAAGGTCCCCGGGTCTTCTTCGAGCCTTGAAAAGGAAAGAGCTAAAGGGGCAGCAGTTGCAGTGGTTTATTCTACCCTTGATGCTTTACGTCTGGCGGAGAAGCATCCGGATAAACAAATCGTATTCCTGGCTATAGGCTTTGAGACCACTGCGCCAACCATTGCAGCATCGATTATTGAAGCGGAGCGGAGAAGATTAAAAAACTATTTTGTTCTTACAGCACATAAGGTAATGCCACCAGTTATGCAGGCACTTCTAAAAGATAGAGATTTGGATCTCGATGGATTTTTATGTCCGGCACACGTAAGCACCATTATCGGATCGAGACCATATGAGTTTATAGCGCAGGAATTTCATATTCCTTGTGTAATCGCAGGTTTTGAACCATTAGACATATTGCTTGGAATATACATGCTCATTGAGCAAATTGTAAAGAAGGAGGCAAGTGTCAAAATTCAATATTCACGGGTAGCAAGAGAGGACGGGAATCAGAAGGCACTTTCTTTATTAGAAAGGGTTTTTGAGCCCTGCGATGTTGAATGGCGCGGACTTGGGCTTATTCCGAAAAGTGGCCTTAAATTAAGAGGTGTTTACGCAACGTATGATGCCCTCTCGGTATTTCGGATTTCGGATTTCGGATTTCGGATTAATCCAGAAATCCGAAATCCGAAATCCGAAATAAATGGCTGTATCTGTGGTGATATCTTGAGAGGTATAAAAATGCCATCCGAATGCAAACTTTTCAAGAAGGTTTGTAATCCTGAGCATCCAGTAGGTGCATGTATGGTTTCAAATGAAGGAACATGTGCCGCATGGTACAAATATGGTGAAACGTAA
- a CDS encoding GxxExxY protein, whose translation MLYGDLTEKIIENLNKIHEVQLVNYLKAVNKEVGILLNFGKEKLEFKRKVLKL comes from the coding sequence ATGCTTTACGGAGACTTAACAGAGAAGATTATAGAGAATCTGAATAAAATTCATGAAGTACAATTGGTTAATTATCTCAAAGCCGTTAATAAAGAAGTTGGTATACTTTTAAATTTCGGCAAAGAAAAACTGGAATTTAAGAGAAAAGTCTTAAAATTGTGA
- a CDS encoding HypC/HybG/HupF family hydrogenase formation chaperone, with product MCLAVPMKLIKNNGITGVVELGSLKKEIGLQLLEDVKVGDYVIVHAGYAIQKLDEKEAAETIALLESFLQ from the coding sequence ATGTGCTTAGCAGTTCCCATGAAACTTATTAAAAATAATGGCATCACCGGTGTGGTCGAACTTGGCAGCCTGAAAAAGGAGATCGGGCTTCAGCTTTTAGAAGATGTAAAGGTTGGTGATTATGTGATCGTCCATGCAGGTTATGCTATTCAAAAGTTAGATGAAAAAGAGGCGGCTGAAACGATCGCATTGCTTGAAAGTTTTTTGCAATAA
- a CDS encoding precorrin-8X methylmutase, whose translation MLEIEKKKYPHVEFIYSNNIGADERIALIAADRIHEVLIEKQYGSRQRIEQPQAIVDESFEIINNLVDLESVPELHRPIIQRAIHATGDTEYAYNLVFHPRAVEAGIHSLRSGKNIVTDVNMVKSGISKSPVEKFGGKIVCKISDRSITDEAKRLGKTRAIVAMQHSIDEMKDGIVAIGNAPTALFELIDLIKKGLAQPALVVGIPVGFVGAVEAKHALKDIPIPYITNTNRKGGSAVAVSIVNAIITLAKEQRGK comes from the coding sequence ATGCTGGAAATCGAGAAGAAGAAATATCCTCACGTCGAGTTTATCTATTCTAACAATATTGGCGCTGATGAGCGAATTGCCCTCATTGCGGCTGACCGTATTCATGAAGTGTTGATAGAAAAACAGTATGGGAGCAGGCAGCGTATCGAACAACCGCAAGCGATCGTTGACGAAAGTTTTGAAATTATAAATAACCTGGTCGATTTGGAGTCAGTACCCGAACTGCACAGACCAATTATCCAACGCGCTATCCATGCTACGGGTGATACAGAATATGCATATAATTTGGTTTTCCATCCCAGGGCAGTTGAAGCGGGCATTCACTCATTAAGAAGTGGTAAAAACATTGTTACGGATGTAAATATGGTGAAGTCTGGAATCAGTAAGAGCCCTGTTGAAAAATTTGGGGGCAAAATCGTTTGTAAGATTTCGGACAGATCCATTACTGACGAGGCTAAACGCTTGGGTAAGACCCGCGCCATCGTGGCTATGCAACATTCCATCGATGAGATGAAAGACGGTATTGTGGCTATTGGAAATGCCCCCACTGCCTTATTTGAGCTTATTGACCTGATAAAAAAAGGATTAGCACAACCCGCCCTGGTAGTTGGTATTCCTGTGGGCTTTGTAGGGGCAGTCGAGGCAAAACATGCGTTAAAGGATATTCCCATACCTTACATAACCAACACCAACCGGAAGGGTGGAAGCGCCGTGGCAGTGTCGATTGTAAACGCTATTATAACGTTGGCCAAAGAACAACGAGGAAAATAA
- the hypE gene encoding hydrogenase expression/formation protein HypE codes for MKNTKITLAHGSGGKLTHELIKQLFLPNFNNVALSQLSDSALLQLNGMKLAFTTDSYVVKPLFFPGGDIGKLAVSGTINDLAVVGARPTFLSAGFIIEEGLEMSLLEKVVRSMKETATGAGVDIVTGDTKVVEKGSADNLYINTCGIGIVDDRANLSPSSITIGDKIIMSGTIGDHGLAVLSERESLGFNPLIQSDCAPLSSMICKLIASGANIKFMRDPTRGGLATTLNEIVNPQKYGIVIEEQSIPMNDSVRALCEILGYDPLYIANEGKVVIVASADDAVRIRDILREDDLGKDAEIIGEVVGDSHGKVCLKTVIGGTRIIDMLVGDQLPRIC; via the coding sequence ATGAAAAATACTAAGATAACACTTGCACATGGCAGCGGTGGGAAATTAACTCATGAGCTTATCAAGCAACTCTTTTTACCAAACTTCAATAACGTAGCCCTTTCTCAGTTAAGTGACTCCGCACTTTTACAATTAAACGGCATGAAATTGGCTTTCACGACAGACTCTTATGTTGTTAAGCCACTATTTTTCCCCGGCGGGGACATTGGAAAACTTGCGGTTAGCGGTACTATTAATGACCTAGCCGTTGTGGGGGCAAGACCGACGTTCCTTTCGGCAGGGTTTATTATAGAAGAAGGCCTTGAGATGTCGCTGCTTGAGAAGGTCGTACGTTCTATGAAGGAAACAGCAACAGGAGCTGGTGTTGATATTGTAACCGGTGATACAAAGGTTGTTGAGAAAGGCAGTGCTGATAATCTCTATATTAATACCTGCGGGATAGGGATTGTCGATGACAGGGCAAATCTTTCCCCATCATCCATTACAATAGGCGATAAGATAATCATGAGCGGTACGATCGGAGACCACGGGTTAGCAGTCCTTTCCGAGAGAGAATCTCTGGGTTTTAATCCCTTGATTCAAAGCGATTGCGCCCCCCTATCCAGCATGATTTGCAAGCTAATCGCTTCAGGTGCAAATATAAAATTCATGAGAGACCCCACACGGGGAGGTCTTGCAACCACGCTGAATGAAATAGTAAATCCACAAAAATACGGTATCGTAATCGAAGAACAAAGCATTCCTATGAACGATAGCGTAAGGGCGTTATGCGAGATACTGGGATACGACCCCCTCTATATTGCCAATGAAGGAAAGGTGGTAATTGTTGCCTCAGCCGATGATGCTGTTAGGATACGTGATATACTCAGGGAAGACGATCTGGGCAAAGATGCTGAAATTATTGGAGAGGTCGTTGGAGATTCACATGGCAAGGTGTGTTTAAAAACTGTGATTGGGGGAACGAGGATTATTGATATGCTCGTAGGTGACCAACTTCCCAGAATATGTTGA
- a CDS encoding C4-dicarboxylate ABC transporter — translation MVHVDTYSLLKNGLKERVKDLSPAYFAMVMATGIISLAAHLLGMPFIAFALFWLNIIVYLVLWFLNVLRVIWFRSLFFSDMVDHKRGPGFFTSIAGSCVLGSQFVLISGNYRVAIFLWILGIVLWIALTYTIFTAFTIKENKPLLDEGITGAWLLAVVSTQSISVLSALIASHWEQPYKLEVNFFALSMWLWGGMLYIWMISLIFYRYTFFRFSPGDLTPPYWINMGAMAISTLAGSLLIINSPDAPFLRSLLPFLKGFTVFFWATGTWWIPMLFILAAWRYVYKRFPLKYDPLYWGAIFPLGMYTACTFQMAQAMELEFLHVIPRYFVYIALSAWLAAFAGLVYLLVGRLIAFIHKHN, via the coding sequence ATGGTTCATGTTGACACTTATTCACTTCTCAAGAATGGCTTGAAAGAGAGAGTAAAGGATTTGTCTCCAGCCTATTTCGCAATGGTCATGGCTACAGGTATTATTTCCCTTGCAGCCCACTTGCTAGGGATGCCATTTATCGCTTTTGCCCTGTTCTGGCTGAATATCATCGTTTATTTGGTCTTATGGTTCTTAAATGTGCTGCGAGTCATTTGGTTCAGAAGCCTGTTCTTCAGCGATATGGTCGACCATAAACGGGGTCCGGGTTTCTTCACGTCCATTGCCGGATCCTGCGTTCTCGGTAGCCAGTTTGTGTTGATCTCAGGGAACTACCGGGTAGCAATATTTTTATGGATTCTGGGAATCGTCCTTTGGATAGCTTTGACCTACACCATTTTTACCGCATTTACCATTAAGGAGAATAAGCCACTTCTGGACGAGGGCATTACCGGTGCGTGGCTGCTTGCTGTCGTTTCCACCCAGTCGATCTCTGTCCTGAGCGCCCTCATAGCATCACACTGGGAACAACCGTATAAGCTTGAGGTAAATTTCTTTGCCCTGTCCATGTGGTTGTGGGGCGGCATGCTTTACATCTGGATGATTTCCCTTATTTTCTACCGTTACACGTTCTTCAGGTTTTCTCCCGGTGACCTGACGCCACCTTACTGGATCAACATGGGCGCAATGGCCATCTCCACGCTTGCCGGTTCTCTGTTGATTATCAACTCTCCTGACGCTCCATTCCTTCGGTCGCTGCTCCCCTTCCTGAAGGGTTTCACGGTATTTTTTTGGGCGACCGGGACGTGGTGGATCCCCATGCTTTTTATTCTGGCTGCGTGGAGGTATGTCTACAAGCGATTCCCATTGAAGTACGATCCCTTATATTGGGGAGCGATCTTTCCTCTGGGCATGTATACCGCTTGTACATTCCAGATGGCTCAGGCGATGGAACTGGAATTTCTGCACGTGATTCCGCGCTACTTTGTGTATATCGCATTGTCGGCCTGGCTGGCCGCCTTCGCCGGACTGGTTTACTTACTTGTGGGTCGCCTGATCGCTTTCATACATAAGCACAACTGA